In Pseudonocardia autotrophica, one DNA window encodes the following:
- a CDS encoding tyrosine-type recombinase/integrase: MASGECARSYTVVDLDGLPVGPVEDFLAHATLVRRLSPNTIAGYAHDLRDYFEWLDQRGLEFARVSLEQLAQFFDWLRRPRQARQEDVFVLPGVPAALAPATLQRKRASVAAFYRFHARRDQAVAPLLGEQIGGRGLGPQVPMLAHLHHGRRGEQGYSPLRVHVPHKPPKTLTELQVNALVQACDWARDRFLIRLLVDSGLRLGEALGLRHADLHLRTGDVEVVPREDNVNHARVKGLKRRRVPVPISLFDLYADYMELEYGPRDCDYVFVNLFAPVVGAPMTAANVYRLVRQLRARTGVDFFTPHVARHTYATTLLRRGVQAHVVTDLLGHADVQTTTAIYSHLRVEDHRALLVAAGALEPSAAAVTTPQDAAEAWVGPGSKE, from the coding sequence ATGGCGTCGGGGGAGTGCGCGCGCTCGTACACCGTCGTCGACCTCGACGGGCTCCCGGTGGGCCCGGTCGAGGACTTCCTGGCCCACGCGACCTTGGTGCGGCGGTTGTCGCCGAACACGATCGCCGGCTATGCCCATGACCTGCGGGACTATTTCGAGTGGCTCGATCAGCGCGGCCTGGAGTTCGCGCGGGTGAGCCTGGAGCAGCTGGCGCAGTTCTTCGACTGGCTGCGCCGGCCCCGCCAGGCCCGTCAGGAGGATGTGTTCGTGCTGCCGGGCGTCCCGGCGGCATTGGCCCCGGCGACGCTGCAGCGCAAACGTGCCTCCGTCGCGGCGTTCTACCGGTTCCACGCCCGCCGGGATCAAGCGGTCGCGCCGCTGTTGGGCGAGCAGATCGGCGGGCGCGGGCTTGGGCCGCAGGTCCCGATGCTGGCCCACCTTCATCACGGTCGACGCGGTGAGCAGGGGTACAGCCCGCTGCGGGTGCACGTGCCGCACAAGCCCCCGAAGACGTTGACCGAACTGCAGGTCAACGCGCTGGTGCAGGCGTGTGACTGGGCCCGGGATCGGTTCTTGATCCGGCTGCTGGTGGACTCGGGGCTGCGCCTGGGCGAAGCGCTCGGGCTGCGGCACGCCGATCTGCACCTGCGCACCGGCGACGTCGAGGTCGTGCCGCGCGAGGACAACGTCAACCATGCCCGGGTCAAGGGCCTCAAGCGGCGTCGGGTGCCGGTGCCGATCTCGCTGTTCGACCTCTACGCCGACTACATGGAGTTGGAGTACGGGCCGCGGGACTGCGACTACGTCTTCGTCAACTTGTTCGCGCCCGTGGTCGGCGCGCCGATGACGGCGGCGAATGTCTACCGGCTGGTGCGGCAGTTGCGGGCCCGGACCGGGGTGGACTTCTTCACCCCGCACGTGGCCCGGCACACCTACGCCACCACCCTGCTGCGCCGCGGGGTCCAGGCACACGTCGTCACTGATCTGCTCGGGCACGCCGACGTCCAGACCACCACCGCCATCTACTCTCACCTGCGCGTCGAGGACCACCGCGCGCTCCTGGTCGCGGCAGGTGCGCTGGAGCCCAGCGCAGCCGCGGTCACCACCCCACAGGACGCCGCCGAGGCATGGGTAGGACCGGGGAGCAAGGAGTGA